A window of the Macaca nemestrina isolate mMacNem1 chromosome X, mMacNem.hap1, whole genome shotgun sequence genome harbors these coding sequences:
- the LOC105478156 gene encoding cytoplasmic tyrosine-protein kinase BMX isoform X2 produces the protein MDDNMDTKSILEELLLKRSQQKKKMSPNNYKERLFVLTKTNLSYYEYDKMKRGSRKGSIEIKKIRCVEKVNLEEQTPVERQYPFQIVYKDGLLYVYASNEESRSQWLKALQKEIRGNPHLLIKYHSGFFVDGKFLCCQQSCKAAPGCTLWEAYANLHIAVNEEKYRVPTFPDRVLKIPRAVPVLKMDAPSSSTTLAQYDSNSKKIYGSQPNFNMQYIPKEDYPDWGQERKLKSSSSEDVASSNQKERNVNHTTTKISWGFPESSSSEEEANLDDYDWFAGNISRSQSEQLLRQKGKEGAFMVRNSSQVGMYTVSLFSKAVNDKKGTVKHYHVHTNAENKLYLAENYCFDSIPKLIHYHQHNSAGMITRLRHPVSTKANKVPDSVSLGNGIWELKREEITLLKELGSGQFGVVQLGKWKGQYDVAVKMIKEGSTSEDEFFQEAQTMTKLSHPKLVKFYGVCSKEYPIYIVTEYISNGCLLNYLRSHGKGLEPSQLLEMCYDVCEGMAFLESHQFIHRDLAARNCLVDNDLCVKVSDFGMTRYVLDDQYVSSVGTKFPVKWSAPEVFHYFKYSSKSDVWAFGILMWEVFSLGKQPYDLYDNSQVVLKVSQGHRLYRPHLASDTIYQIMYSCWHELPEKRPTFQQLLSSIEPLREKDKP, from the exons gatGATAATATGGATACAAAATCTATTCTAGAAGAACTTCTTCTCAAAAGGTcacagcaaaagaagaaaatgtcacCAAATAATTACAAAGAACGGCTTTTTGTTTTGACCAAAACAAACCTTTCCTACTATGAATATGACAAAATG aaaaggGGCAGCAGAAAAGGATCCATCGAAATTAAGAAAATCAGATGTGTGGAGAAAGTAAATCTCGAGGAGCAGACGCCTGTGGAGAGACAGTACCCATTTCAG aTTGTCTATAAAGATGGGCTTCTCTATGTCTATGCATCAAATGAAGAGAGCCGAAGTCAGTGGTTGAAAGCATTACAAAAAG AGATAAGGGGTAACCCCCATCTGCTGATCAAGTACCATAGTGGGTTCTTCGTGGACGGGAAGTTCCTGTGTTGCCAGCAGAGTTGTAAAGCAGCCCCAGGATGTACCCTCTGGGAAGCAT ATGCTAATCTGCATATTGCAGTCAATGAAGAGAAATACAGAGTTCCTACCTTCCCAGACAGAGTG CTGAAGATACCTCGGGCAGTTCCTGTTCTCAAAATGGATGCACCATCTTCAAGTACCACTCTAGCCCAATATGACAGCAACTCAAAGAAAATCTATGGCTCCCAGCCAAACTTCAACATGCAGTATATTCCAAAAGAAGACTACCCTGACTGGGggcaagaaagaaaactgaaaag cagcagcagtgaAGATGTTGCAAGTAgtaaccaaaaagaaagaaatgtaaatcacACCACCACAAAGATTTCATG GGGATTCCCTGAGTCAAGTTCATCTGAAGAAGAGGCAAACCTGGATGATTATGA cTGGTTTGCTGGTAACATCTCCAGATCACAATCTGAACAGTTACTCAGACAAAAG ggAAAAGAAGGAGCATTTATGGTTAGAAATTCGAGCCAAGTGGGAATGTACACAGTGTCCTTATTTAGTAAGGCTGTGAA TGATAAAAAAGGAACTGTCAAACATTACCATGTGCATACAAATGCTGAGAACAAGTTATACCTGGCAGAAAACTACTGTTTTGATTCCATTCCAAAGCTTATTCATTATCACCAACACAATTCAGCAG GCATGATCACACGGCTCCGCCACCCTGTGTCAACAAAGGCCAACAAGGTCCCAGACTCTGTGTCCCTGGGAAATG GAATCTGGGAACTGAAAAGAGAAGAGATTACCTTGTTGAAGGAGCTGGGAAGTGGCCAGTTTGGAGTGGTCCAGCTGGGCAAGTGGAAGGGGCAGTATGATGTTGCTGTTAAGATGATCAAGGAGGGCTCCACGTCAGAAGATGAATTCTTTCAGGAGGCCCAGACTATGAC AAAACTCAGCCATCCCAAGCTGGTTAAATTCTATGGAGTGTGTTCAAAGGAATACCCCATATACATAGTGACTGAATATATAAGCAATGGCTGCTTGCTGAATTACCTGAGGAGTCATGGAAAAGGACTTGAACCTTCCCAGCTCTTAGAAATGTGCTACGATGTCTGTGAAGGCATGGCCTTCTTGGAGAGTCACCAATTCATACACCGGGACTTG gCTGCCCGTAACTGCTTGGTGGACAACGATCTCTGTGTGAAAGTATCTGACTTTGGAATGACAAG GTATGTTCTTGATGACCAGTATGTCAGTTCAGTTGGAACAAAGTTTCCAGTCAAGTGGTCAGCTCCAGAGGTGTTTCATTACTTCAAATACAGCAGCAAGTCAGACGTATGGGCATTTG GGATCCTGATGTGGGAGGTGTTCAGCCTGGGGAAGCAGCCCTATGACTTATATGACAACTCCCAGGTGGTTCTGAAGGTCTCCCAGGGCCACAGGCTCTACCGGCCCCAC
- the LOC105478156 gene encoding cytoplasmic tyrosine-protein kinase BMX isoform X5, with the protein MDDNMDTKSILEELLLKRSQQKKKMSPNNYKERLFVLTKTNLSYYEYDKMKRGSRKGSIEIKKIRCVEKVNLEEQTPVERQYPFQIVYKDGLLYVYASNEESRSQWLKALQKEIRGNPHLLIKYHSGFFVDGKFLCCQQSCKAAPGCTLWEAYANLHIAVNEEKYRVPTFPDRVLKIPRAVPVLKMDAPSSSTTLAQYDSNSKKIYGSQPNFNMQYIPKEDYPDWGQERKLKSSSSSEDVASSNQKERNVNHTTTKISWGFPESSSSEEEANLDDYDWFAGNISRSQSEQLLRQKGKEGAFMVRNSSQVGMYTVSLFSKAVNDKKGTVKHYHVHTNAENKLYLAENYCFDSIPKLIHYHQHNSAGMITRLRHPVSTKANKVPDSVSLGNGIWELKREEITLLKELGSGQFGVVQLGKWKGQYDVAVKMIKEGSTSEDEFFQEAQTMTKLSHPKLVKFYGVCSKEYPIYIVTEYISNGCLLNYLRSHGKGLEPSQLLEMCYDVCEGMAFLESHQFIHRDLAARNCLVDNDLCVKVSDFGMTRIFLFIIIHNSRR; encoded by the exons gatGATAATATGGATACAAAATCTATTCTAGAAGAACTTCTTCTCAAAAGGTcacagcaaaagaagaaaatgtcacCAAATAATTACAAAGAACGGCTTTTTGTTTTGACCAAAACAAACCTTTCCTACTATGAATATGACAAAATG aaaaggGGCAGCAGAAAAGGATCCATCGAAATTAAGAAAATCAGATGTGTGGAGAAAGTAAATCTCGAGGAGCAGACGCCTGTGGAGAGACAGTACCCATTTCAG aTTGTCTATAAAGATGGGCTTCTCTATGTCTATGCATCAAATGAAGAGAGCCGAAGTCAGTGGTTGAAAGCATTACAAAAAG AGATAAGGGGTAACCCCCATCTGCTGATCAAGTACCATAGTGGGTTCTTCGTGGACGGGAAGTTCCTGTGTTGCCAGCAGAGTTGTAAAGCAGCCCCAGGATGTACCCTCTGGGAAGCAT ATGCTAATCTGCATATTGCAGTCAATGAAGAGAAATACAGAGTTCCTACCTTCCCAGACAGAGTG CTGAAGATACCTCGGGCAGTTCCTGTTCTCAAAATGGATGCACCATCTTCAAGTACCACTCTAGCCCAATATGACAGCAACTCAAAGAAAATCTATGGCTCCCAGCCAAACTTCAACATGCAGTATATTCCAAAAGAAGACTACCCTGACTGGGggcaagaaagaaaactgaaaag tagcagcagcagtgaAGATGTTGCAAGTAgtaaccaaaaagaaagaaatgtaaatcacACCACCACAAAGATTTCATG GGGATTCCCTGAGTCAAGTTCATCTGAAGAAGAGGCAAACCTGGATGATTATGA cTGGTTTGCTGGTAACATCTCCAGATCACAATCTGAACAGTTACTCAGACAAAAG ggAAAAGAAGGAGCATTTATGGTTAGAAATTCGAGCCAAGTGGGAATGTACACAGTGTCCTTATTTAGTAAGGCTGTGAA TGATAAAAAAGGAACTGTCAAACATTACCATGTGCATACAAATGCTGAGAACAAGTTATACCTGGCAGAAAACTACTGTTTTGATTCCATTCCAAAGCTTATTCATTATCACCAACACAATTCAGCAG GCATGATCACACGGCTCCGCCACCCTGTGTCAACAAAGGCCAACAAGGTCCCAGACTCTGTGTCCCTGGGAAATG GAATCTGGGAACTGAAAAGAGAAGAGATTACCTTGTTGAAGGAGCTGGGAAGTGGCCAGTTTGGAGTGGTCCAGCTGGGCAAGTGGAAGGGGCAGTATGATGTTGCTGTTAAGATGATCAAGGAGGGCTCCACGTCAGAAGATGAATTCTTTCAGGAGGCCCAGACTATGAC AAAACTCAGCCATCCCAAGCTGGTTAAATTCTATGGAGTGTGTTCAAAGGAATACCCCATATACATAGTGACTGAATATATAAGCAATGGCTGCTTGCTGAATTACCTGAGGAGTCATGGAAAAGGACTTGAACCTTCCCAGCTCTTAGAAATGTGCTACGATGTCTGTGAAGGCATGGCCTTCTTGGAGAGTCACCAATTCATACACCGGGACTTG gCTGCCCGTAACTGCTTGGTGGACAACGATCTCTGTGTGAAAGTATCTGACTTTGGAATGACAAG GATATTTTTGTTcatcattattcataacagcAGAAGATGA
- the LOC105478156 gene encoding cytoplasmic tyrosine-protein kinase BMX isoform X3 yields MDTKSILEELLLKRSQQKKKMSPNNYKERLFVLTKTNLSYYEYDKMKRGSRKGSIEIKKIRCVEKVNLEEQTPVERQYPFQIVYKDGLLYVYASNEESRSQWLKALQKEIRGNPHLLIKYHSGFFVDGKFLCCQQSCKAAPGCTLWEAYANLHIAVNEEKYRVPTFPDRVLKIPRAVPVLKMDAPSSSTTLAQYDSNSKKIYGSQPNFNMQYIPKEDYPDWGQERKLKSSSSSEDVASSNQKERNVNHTTTKISWGFPESSSSEEEANLDDYDWFAGNISRSQSEQLLRQKGKEGAFMVRNSSQVGMYTVSLFSKAVNDKKGTVKHYHVHTNAENKLYLAENYCFDSIPKLIHYHQHNSAGMITRLRHPVSTKANKVPDSVSLGNGIWELKREEITLLKELGSGQFGVVQLGKWKGQYDVAVKMIKEGSTSEDEFFQEAQTMTKLSHPKLVKFYGVCSKEYPIYIVTEYISNGCLLNYLRSHGKGLEPSQLLEMCYDVCEGMAFLESHQFIHRDLAARNCLVDNDLCVKVSDFGMTRYVLDDQYVSSVGTKFPVKWSAPEVFHYFKYSSKSDVWAFGILMWEVFSLGKQPYDLYDNSQVVLKVSQGHRLYRPHLASDTIYQIMYSCWHELPEKRPTFQQLLSSIEPLREKDKP; encoded by the exons ATGGATACAAAATCTATTCTAGAAGAACTTCTTCTCAAAAGGTcacagcaaaagaagaaaatgtcacCAAATAATTACAAAGAACGGCTTTTTGTTTTGACCAAAACAAACCTTTCCTACTATGAATATGACAAAATG aaaaggGGCAGCAGAAAAGGATCCATCGAAATTAAGAAAATCAGATGTGTGGAGAAAGTAAATCTCGAGGAGCAGACGCCTGTGGAGAGACAGTACCCATTTCAG aTTGTCTATAAAGATGGGCTTCTCTATGTCTATGCATCAAATGAAGAGAGCCGAAGTCAGTGGTTGAAAGCATTACAAAAAG AGATAAGGGGTAACCCCCATCTGCTGATCAAGTACCATAGTGGGTTCTTCGTGGACGGGAAGTTCCTGTGTTGCCAGCAGAGTTGTAAAGCAGCCCCAGGATGTACCCTCTGGGAAGCAT ATGCTAATCTGCATATTGCAGTCAATGAAGAGAAATACAGAGTTCCTACCTTCCCAGACAGAGTG CTGAAGATACCTCGGGCAGTTCCTGTTCTCAAAATGGATGCACCATCTTCAAGTACCACTCTAGCCCAATATGACAGCAACTCAAAGAAAATCTATGGCTCCCAGCCAAACTTCAACATGCAGTATATTCCAAAAGAAGACTACCCTGACTGGGggcaagaaagaaaactgaaaag tagcagcagcagtgaAGATGTTGCAAGTAgtaaccaaaaagaaagaaatgtaaatcacACCACCACAAAGATTTCATG GGGATTCCCTGAGTCAAGTTCATCTGAAGAAGAGGCAAACCTGGATGATTATGA cTGGTTTGCTGGTAACATCTCCAGATCACAATCTGAACAGTTACTCAGACAAAAG ggAAAAGAAGGAGCATTTATGGTTAGAAATTCGAGCCAAGTGGGAATGTACACAGTGTCCTTATTTAGTAAGGCTGTGAA TGATAAAAAAGGAACTGTCAAACATTACCATGTGCATACAAATGCTGAGAACAAGTTATACCTGGCAGAAAACTACTGTTTTGATTCCATTCCAAAGCTTATTCATTATCACCAACACAATTCAGCAG GCATGATCACACGGCTCCGCCACCCTGTGTCAACAAAGGCCAACAAGGTCCCAGACTCTGTGTCCCTGGGAAATG GAATCTGGGAACTGAAAAGAGAAGAGATTACCTTGTTGAAGGAGCTGGGAAGTGGCCAGTTTGGAGTGGTCCAGCTGGGCAAGTGGAAGGGGCAGTATGATGTTGCTGTTAAGATGATCAAGGAGGGCTCCACGTCAGAAGATGAATTCTTTCAGGAGGCCCAGACTATGAC AAAACTCAGCCATCCCAAGCTGGTTAAATTCTATGGAGTGTGTTCAAAGGAATACCCCATATACATAGTGACTGAATATATAAGCAATGGCTGCTTGCTGAATTACCTGAGGAGTCATGGAAAAGGACTTGAACCTTCCCAGCTCTTAGAAATGTGCTACGATGTCTGTGAAGGCATGGCCTTCTTGGAGAGTCACCAATTCATACACCGGGACTTG gCTGCCCGTAACTGCTTGGTGGACAACGATCTCTGTGTGAAAGTATCTGACTTTGGAATGACAAG GTATGTTCTTGATGACCAGTATGTCAGTTCAGTTGGAACAAAGTTTCCAGTCAAGTGGTCAGCTCCAGAGGTGTTTCATTACTTCAAATACAGCAGCAAGTCAGACGTATGGGCATTTG GGATCCTGATGTGGGAGGTGTTCAGCCTGGGGAAGCAGCCCTATGACTTATATGACAACTCCCAGGTGGTTCTGAAGGTCTCCCAGGGCCACAGGCTCTACCGGCCCCAC
- the LOC105478156 gene encoding cytoplasmic tyrosine-protein kinase BMX isoform X1, which translates to MDDNMDTKSILEELLLKRSQQKKKMSPNNYKERLFVLTKTNLSYYEYDKMKRGSRKGSIEIKKIRCVEKVNLEEQTPVERQYPFQIVYKDGLLYVYASNEESRSQWLKALQKEIRGNPHLLIKYHSGFFVDGKFLCCQQSCKAAPGCTLWEAYANLHIAVNEEKYRVPTFPDRVLKIPRAVPVLKMDAPSSSTTLAQYDSNSKKIYGSQPNFNMQYIPKEDYPDWGQERKLKSSSSSEDVASSNQKERNVNHTTTKISWGFPESSSSEEEANLDDYDWFAGNISRSQSEQLLRQKGKEGAFMVRNSSQVGMYTVSLFSKAVNDKKGTVKHYHVHTNAENKLYLAENYCFDSIPKLIHYHQHNSAGMITRLRHPVSTKANKVPDSVSLGNGIWELKREEITLLKELGSGQFGVVQLGKWKGQYDVAVKMIKEGSTSEDEFFQEAQTMTKLSHPKLVKFYGVCSKEYPIYIVTEYISNGCLLNYLRSHGKGLEPSQLLEMCYDVCEGMAFLESHQFIHRDLAARNCLVDNDLCVKVSDFGMTRYVLDDQYVSSVGTKFPVKWSAPEVFHYFKYSSKSDVWAFGILMWEVFSLGKQPYDLYDNSQVVLKVSQGHRLYRPHLASDTIYQIMYSCWHELPEKRPTFQQLLSSIEPLREKDKP; encoded by the exons gatGATAATATGGATACAAAATCTATTCTAGAAGAACTTCTTCTCAAAAGGTcacagcaaaagaagaaaatgtcacCAAATAATTACAAAGAACGGCTTTTTGTTTTGACCAAAACAAACCTTTCCTACTATGAATATGACAAAATG aaaaggGGCAGCAGAAAAGGATCCATCGAAATTAAGAAAATCAGATGTGTGGAGAAAGTAAATCTCGAGGAGCAGACGCCTGTGGAGAGACAGTACCCATTTCAG aTTGTCTATAAAGATGGGCTTCTCTATGTCTATGCATCAAATGAAGAGAGCCGAAGTCAGTGGTTGAAAGCATTACAAAAAG AGATAAGGGGTAACCCCCATCTGCTGATCAAGTACCATAGTGGGTTCTTCGTGGACGGGAAGTTCCTGTGTTGCCAGCAGAGTTGTAAAGCAGCCCCAGGATGTACCCTCTGGGAAGCAT ATGCTAATCTGCATATTGCAGTCAATGAAGAGAAATACAGAGTTCCTACCTTCCCAGACAGAGTG CTGAAGATACCTCGGGCAGTTCCTGTTCTCAAAATGGATGCACCATCTTCAAGTACCACTCTAGCCCAATATGACAGCAACTCAAAGAAAATCTATGGCTCCCAGCCAAACTTCAACATGCAGTATATTCCAAAAGAAGACTACCCTGACTGGGggcaagaaagaaaactgaaaag tagcagcagcagtgaAGATGTTGCAAGTAgtaaccaaaaagaaagaaatgtaaatcacACCACCACAAAGATTTCATG GGGATTCCCTGAGTCAAGTTCATCTGAAGAAGAGGCAAACCTGGATGATTATGA cTGGTTTGCTGGTAACATCTCCAGATCACAATCTGAACAGTTACTCAGACAAAAG ggAAAAGAAGGAGCATTTATGGTTAGAAATTCGAGCCAAGTGGGAATGTACACAGTGTCCTTATTTAGTAAGGCTGTGAA TGATAAAAAAGGAACTGTCAAACATTACCATGTGCATACAAATGCTGAGAACAAGTTATACCTGGCAGAAAACTACTGTTTTGATTCCATTCCAAAGCTTATTCATTATCACCAACACAATTCAGCAG GCATGATCACACGGCTCCGCCACCCTGTGTCAACAAAGGCCAACAAGGTCCCAGACTCTGTGTCCCTGGGAAATG GAATCTGGGAACTGAAAAGAGAAGAGATTACCTTGTTGAAGGAGCTGGGAAGTGGCCAGTTTGGAGTGGTCCAGCTGGGCAAGTGGAAGGGGCAGTATGATGTTGCTGTTAAGATGATCAAGGAGGGCTCCACGTCAGAAGATGAATTCTTTCAGGAGGCCCAGACTATGAC AAAACTCAGCCATCCCAAGCTGGTTAAATTCTATGGAGTGTGTTCAAAGGAATACCCCATATACATAGTGACTGAATATATAAGCAATGGCTGCTTGCTGAATTACCTGAGGAGTCATGGAAAAGGACTTGAACCTTCCCAGCTCTTAGAAATGTGCTACGATGTCTGTGAAGGCATGGCCTTCTTGGAGAGTCACCAATTCATACACCGGGACTTG gCTGCCCGTAACTGCTTGGTGGACAACGATCTCTGTGTGAAAGTATCTGACTTTGGAATGACAAG GTATGTTCTTGATGACCAGTATGTCAGTTCAGTTGGAACAAAGTTTCCAGTCAAGTGGTCAGCTCCAGAGGTGTTTCATTACTTCAAATACAGCAGCAAGTCAGACGTATGGGCATTTG GGATCCTGATGTGGGAGGTGTTCAGCCTGGGGAAGCAGCCCTATGACTTATATGACAACTCCCAGGTGGTTCTGAAGGTCTCCCAGGGCCACAGGCTCTACCGGCCCCAC
- the LOC105478156 gene encoding cytoplasmic tyrosine-protein kinase BMX isoform X4 yields the protein MDDNMDTKSILEELLLKRSQQKKKMSPNNYKERLFVLTKTNLSYYEYDKMKRGSRKGSIEIKKIRCVEKVNLEEQTPVERQYPFQIVYKDGLLYVYASNEESRSQWLKALQKEIRGNPHLLIKYHSGFFVDGKFLCCQQSCKAAPGCTLWEAFNEEKYRVPTFPDRVLKIPRAVPVLKMDAPSSSTTLAQYDSNSKKIYGSQPNFNMQYIPKEDYPDWGQERKLKSSSSSEDVASSNQKERNVNHTTTKISWGFPESSSSEEEANLDDYDWFAGNISRSQSEQLLRQKGKEGAFMVRNSSQVGMYTVSLFSKAVNDKKGTVKHYHVHTNAENKLYLAENYCFDSIPKLIHYHQHNSAGMITRLRHPVSTKANKVPDSVSLGNGIWELKREEITLLKELGSGQFGVVQLGKWKGQYDVAVKMIKEGSTSEDEFFQEAQTMTKLSHPKLVKFYGVCSKEYPIYIVTEYISNGCLLNYLRSHGKGLEPSQLLEMCYDVCEGMAFLESHQFIHRDLAARNCLVDNDLCVKVSDFGMTRYVLDDQYVSSVGTKFPVKWSAPEVFHYFKYSSKSDVWAFGILMWEVFSLGKQPYDLYDNSQVVLKVSQGHRLYRPHLASDTIYQIMYSCWHELPEKRPTFQQLLSSIEPLREKDKP from the exons gatGATAATATGGATACAAAATCTATTCTAGAAGAACTTCTTCTCAAAAGGTcacagcaaaagaagaaaatgtcacCAAATAATTACAAAGAACGGCTTTTTGTTTTGACCAAAACAAACCTTTCCTACTATGAATATGACAAAATG aaaaggGGCAGCAGAAAAGGATCCATCGAAATTAAGAAAATCAGATGTGTGGAGAAAGTAAATCTCGAGGAGCAGACGCCTGTGGAGAGACAGTACCCATTTCAG aTTGTCTATAAAGATGGGCTTCTCTATGTCTATGCATCAAATGAAGAGAGCCGAAGTCAGTGGTTGAAAGCATTACAAAAAG AGATAAGGGGTAACCCCCATCTGCTGATCAAGTACCATAGTGGGTTCTTCGTGGACGGGAAGTTCCTGTGTTGCCAGCAGAGTTGTAAAGCAGCCCCAGGATGTACCCTCTGGGAAGCAT TCAATGAAGAGAAATACAGAGTTCCTACCTTCCCAGACAGAGTG CTGAAGATACCTCGGGCAGTTCCTGTTCTCAAAATGGATGCACCATCTTCAAGTACCACTCTAGCCCAATATGACAGCAACTCAAAGAAAATCTATGGCTCCCAGCCAAACTTCAACATGCAGTATATTCCAAAAGAAGACTACCCTGACTGGGggcaagaaagaaaactgaaaag tagcagcagcagtgaAGATGTTGCAAGTAgtaaccaaaaagaaagaaatgtaaatcacACCACCACAAAGATTTCATG GGGATTCCCTGAGTCAAGTTCATCTGAAGAAGAGGCAAACCTGGATGATTATGA cTGGTTTGCTGGTAACATCTCCAGATCACAATCTGAACAGTTACTCAGACAAAAG ggAAAAGAAGGAGCATTTATGGTTAGAAATTCGAGCCAAGTGGGAATGTACACAGTGTCCTTATTTAGTAAGGCTGTGAA TGATAAAAAAGGAACTGTCAAACATTACCATGTGCATACAAATGCTGAGAACAAGTTATACCTGGCAGAAAACTACTGTTTTGATTCCATTCCAAAGCTTATTCATTATCACCAACACAATTCAGCAG GCATGATCACACGGCTCCGCCACCCTGTGTCAACAAAGGCCAACAAGGTCCCAGACTCTGTGTCCCTGGGAAATG GAATCTGGGAACTGAAAAGAGAAGAGATTACCTTGTTGAAGGAGCTGGGAAGTGGCCAGTTTGGAGTGGTCCAGCTGGGCAAGTGGAAGGGGCAGTATGATGTTGCTGTTAAGATGATCAAGGAGGGCTCCACGTCAGAAGATGAATTCTTTCAGGAGGCCCAGACTATGAC AAAACTCAGCCATCCCAAGCTGGTTAAATTCTATGGAGTGTGTTCAAAGGAATACCCCATATACATAGTGACTGAATATATAAGCAATGGCTGCTTGCTGAATTACCTGAGGAGTCATGGAAAAGGACTTGAACCTTCCCAGCTCTTAGAAATGTGCTACGATGTCTGTGAAGGCATGGCCTTCTTGGAGAGTCACCAATTCATACACCGGGACTTG gCTGCCCGTAACTGCTTGGTGGACAACGATCTCTGTGTGAAAGTATCTGACTTTGGAATGACAAG GTATGTTCTTGATGACCAGTATGTCAGTTCAGTTGGAACAAAGTTTCCAGTCAAGTGGTCAGCTCCAGAGGTGTTTCATTACTTCAAATACAGCAGCAAGTCAGACGTATGGGCATTTG GGATCCTGATGTGGGAGGTGTTCAGCCTGGGGAAGCAGCCCTATGACTTATATGACAACTCCCAGGTGGTTCTGAAGGTCTCCCAGGGCCACAGGCTCTACCGGCCCCAC